Below is a window of Poecilia reticulata strain Guanapo linkage group LG8, Guppy_female_1.0+MT, whole genome shotgun sequence DNA.
ctgtcgtctcctttgttgtttccaccagtagtaacatccggctgatCATGTGATGTGATGTGAGAAAAGTTTTTCGGTACTCCTGAAAATTCACCTTATCTTGGCgcaaaaaacctttttatcgcaaaaatttagtttgttttataaattgccgtgtttccattacgcaaatttatttttgttgtttaaatttgtgtaattttacggtcaatggaaacgcagctgctgttaATAGCAGATCGGAAACAGAGAGGGGACGATATGAACACTTTGCCTCGTTAGTCCACTAAGAACTGAGTTGGTTTTAGTAGAGATGTGCGTtcagcttctgattggttggtaCGGCTCAGGTCTGCAGATGGATCACGCCTCGTTGCTGAAGCAGTTTGAACACCTGGACCCTCACAACCAAAACACCTTCGAGGCCAAAGACCTGGAGCTGCTCATCTCCACCGTaagaagctgcagcagtgaCTTCACGCTTTCTCCGTTTCTCACGTCTGACCTCTCACCTCTCGCCTCATCCAGGCCACCAAGGACTTGGAGAACTACGACGCGGAGAGGCACGAGGAGTTCAAGCGCTACGAGATGCTGAAGGAGCACGAGAGGCGGGAGTACCTGAAGGGCCTGGACCAGGAGaagagggagaaggaggagaaacgGCTGCAGGAGCTGAAGGAGAAACACCAGCAGCATCCTAAAGTCAACGCTCCGGTGAGCGGCGGAAACAAACGCCGTCTTCAGCCGTTTGTTTCCACGGCGATGACGGGATGTTGACGCTGATGTTTCTGACGATCAGGGCAGCGTCGCTCAGCTCCGGGAGGTTTGGGAGGAAACGGATGGGCTGGATCCTAAAGAGTTCAACCCCAAAACTTTCTTCAAGCTACACGGTAGCTTAAACCTTTTAacttctatttgttttttttctttaaaaaaattcatttttattaatttatttatgattttacttttacttttagtgccaaaactttttattgaaaaatacgAGTTCTTTTGAAATTAACTTTTACTCTTTTacgttttttgcttttttccagataaaaaaaattttttatttatttttatttatgactttaacttttattttactgcaaaaactttttgttgaaaaacattcgtttttttcaaagttcacgtttaaattatgttttcttcttttcttcctatttaagaatataaaaatataaattttttattaatttattttatttctacttattttttaattaatttattgttttgttgaagTTTCTCAAAATACATCGATTccgccaaaagaaaaaaaaaaactgatccaAGGGCAAAAACTTTTgattgaaaaacatgaaatatttcaaatttaacttctattctttttattttatttaaaaatgtatatttttttaaaataatttttttttaattgcagtttttcgtttgaaaaaaacaaacatttttaaatattattttttcttctatttttctgCTTAATGCGGATAAATCCAGTCTGATATAATCGGTTTCTATATCCGCTCTGCCTCACTAGACGCAAACGAAGACGGAGTTTTAGATGAGCAGGAATTAGAGGCTCTTTTCACCAAAGAGGTTTGAAATCcttcagttttttcttgcaattttaaaaaccacatgtttaaaaaatgcacCTGCTGCTCACGTCTTTCAACATGTAGCTGGAGAAAGTCTACGACCCGAAGAACGAGGAAGACGACATGATGGAGATGGAGGAAGAGAGGCTGCGAATGAGGGAGCATGTCATGAAAAATGTCCGtctctttcttctgctttgcttttcccGGTTTTCCCTCGTTTTGCTTTCATTAATCGTCTGCTTGTGTTTAACAGGTGGATTTAAATAAAGATCGACTCGTCAGCCTGGAGGAGTTCCTCAAATCCACGGAGAAGAAGGAGTTCAGTAATCCCAAAGACTGGGAGGTAACGATGCATTAGAGTGTGGAGAAGTTAAAATAATCAACTCAAACTTGTCGCTTTTATGAATACAGTTAGGTATAAATTCTCTTCTTTCCTCCCAAAATGATAAGATATGCACTAAAATATAGATATTAGAAGCAGGtgatattttcttaaaaacttaaAGCAAGATTTTGTAGTATTTATTGTAGTACTTTATTAAAGAgacaataaaaagtatttacaacttcttttcagttttttttaggcAACTGCGGTCAAAAATATTGTCcatttaattagattttcatatttattgacaTTCTAGCAGggaaaaaagtataaataacaATTTTGACAgcttgcactgcaaaaactaaatctggCCAAATgtgttttggtctagtttctagtgcaaatatctcagcaaactttaaataaagaaaattattcagaagtaatttttcagcaagttaTAAGATCTTCTTTCAAGCGAATAATTTCTTAGTGGAAAActacatgtttcattttcagataaatTCACTGTGAAAAAGACAATTTGCCCATGTTATGTGTGAAATAACATGGGAataatgtccatccatccattttctttacacccttttcccttggtggggtcgggaggtgctgctgcctctccagctaacgttccgggtgagaggtggggtcaccctggacaggtcgccagtctgtcacagggcaacacagagacacacaggacacaaaatcatgcacacacacactcacacctaggggcaatttggagaggccaattaacctgacggtcatgtttttggactgtggaggaaaccggagtacctggagaaaacccaccatgcacagggagaacatgcaaactccatgcagaaagaccggggccgggaatcgaacccagaaccttcttgctgcaaggcaacagctctaccaactgcgccactttTGCAGCCCAGGAATGTCTCCCCATGTAAAACAGTGGATTAATCCCTTCTAGAGTTTTACAGGatcccggacgagcccccacattttttaaaacatcattgAGACACAGAATTGAGATAGAAATTAGCATTATTGCTAGGCTAGCTGCGTCACatttttctggatgataaattgccccagacgttatcacaataaatgataatattgttgttttgagtccATTTTCGAGCtatataataatgcaagaacatttCTTGAAGCgcaataaatttaaaattctaacaaacattttaacactggaactggaagagattttgatatccaaaataaatcaacaaaacaacagaaacaacaaataaatgaattctgaggtctctgaaaacaaaagggCTGGCTGAAATCAAGGCACcagaatgaaagagaaaacgGTAAACCATGTAAATGAAAATAGTTTGATTTGTACCaagtattttgtatttactgtttCCTTGGTTTTTCACAGACACTGGACGCTAAACCGCTGTACACCGAGGAAGAGCTGCAGCGATTCGAAGCCGAGCTGAGGGACAAAGAGCAGGAGCTAAAGAGGAAAGCGGAGACTCTTCGTCAGGAGCAGGAGCTGCTGAGGGAGAGAGGCAAAGCCCTGGAGGCGCAGAAAAGAGAGTATCAACAGGTAAATGTTGAGGAAAAGCTAAAGAACTCGAATGGGAGTCAAGAATCTGTTAATAATTcaaaacgtttatttttttctgcttccaggCCGTTTTAGAAATGTCccagagacagaaacagcagcaggaaaccGGCAACGAGCAGCAGCCGCCTGCCGGTCCGAACGGACAGCTGCAGTTTGagccacaaacacacaaacctgaAGGTGCCTTTCCGATAACGATGTGCCCAAATCTctgtctatattctgctaatgtcgaaaaaacccCACACAATTCAGCTATTGTGgatatttaatcattttgttcatgtgataaatcattaaaaactaTGATATGTTCATGCTAAagctcatcatctatcagccagtCAGGGTTGACGTCGGCGTCTTACTTAGGCGTAGCGGCTGCGTATGCGGCGTTCTGGGGAAATCGTAGTcggccattttacagaagagctgtgAAATGACACACcgctttttatgaactgtgcaaTGCTGGGAGCTccactttaagaaaaaacaacaaaaccatcGTCCTCCTCTcgcttcctgtcgtcttctttgtcgtttcctcCAGTAGTAGCATCCGCtggttgatcatgtgactcatttaatttgaaaaaagtgtttcctttgcagttttgcagaataaaatgttgataCGGCTGAAAAAATGACCTCATCCCAGCGCAATACgtttttttagaaatttctatttttctatcaagcaaatttattttcgtaattttaATTTGCGCCTTTCTATGGTCGATGGAAGCGCAGTTTGTGTTCCAGCTGATTTGGTTTGTTCTGTCGCTGTTGGATCTCATTAACtgattctcctcctcctcctcgcagAGATCAAGGCTCCTGCTGAAGCCCAAAACCACCTGCCTGCAGAACCTCCTCAAAATCTCCCCATCCACACCTAGAGCGGCGCCCACAGTCGACCTCACGGCTCATACACACACCTACAGGCACAGGCGCTTGAGtgaatttggaaataaataagtTACATGTTTATGAATTGAGACAACCCGTAACATGTCGTGCTGTGTGTTCATCTCTGTGGTCTATATTAGATTAAGGATTTAAAACACACCAGATTTTAGTGCATGTATGTTCAGGTTTCTTCGGTTTCTGTGAAGTTATTATTTCATGCAATGTTGTCTGTGTGATAtcagaaataaatctttaattttaaaacctcCAGATTGGATTTGTTGTGCTCAGATTGTGTGaaagaactgttttattttattatttaaagattaaGCAAAACCTGAAATACAGCAGGATTGCCATTTCTTTGACATgcatatttcagaaaataactgtattttgtatttaaccttaaaaacaaaacaaaaaaatccaaaaagtaGCATTTCATTTTGTAAGATTAgccttttaattaaaataacgtCACATTTGTGTCTCCGGTAATCCTCAAATTTTACTTGATttgaatcaaaattaaatttaaaatgtttttttaaaaatttttcaCAACCGTCTGCAttctttgtcttcattttgtcattatttgcGAATACAAATCAAGattaagcaaaaaacaaaacacgtttCCACGTTGAAATTTCGCATTTGTGCGTATTCCTCagatgtatttaattttaattaaaataacgtCACATTTGTGTCTCCGGTAATCCTCAAATTTTGCTTGATttgaatcaaaattaaatttaaaatgttttattttcacaaccGTCTGCattctttgtcttctttttgtcattatttgcGAATACAAATCAagattaagcaaaaaaaaaaaaaaaaacgtttccaCGTTGAAACGTAGCATTAATTTGTGCGCATTCCTcagatgtatttatatttaatattccAGCTTTTACGTTTCATTTTAGGATATTAAAAACGGATATTTAGCGAATAATTTCGTTTTAATAtcctgggggggaaaaaaaggaaaatcgcACTTCCCgggcagacaggaagtggaagcaTCAGATCCAACAGAGCGCTTCCTTGTTGCTagcagaagtaaataaaaaaaaaaaaagggggggaagtTGCAGCTGAAAACAATCGTGGATTTTTACCAGTTATCTGGAAAAAATGCCCCGTGGAAGCGAAATCCCTGAAGGCATCAGGTCGACAGCTGTCGATCTGCACAAAGCTGGGAAGGGCTACAAGTTCATTTCAAAGACTTTAGAGATTCCTCCTTCCACGGTGAGGAGCATTATCGTTAAGTGGAAACGGTTTAACACCGTGGCCACGCTGCCACGCAGTGGGAGACCCTCGAAGGGGAATCCTAGAAGGAAACGGAAAGAAAAGCTGGATGAGGTGAGGAGGATTCAACTGGAAAGTGGagcttttattttagctgctcTGATCTTCCAGACAAAGGAAATCACTGCGGTTAAAGAGGCTCTCGGTGTTCATCTCTGTCTAGTCGGGGCTTTCCCACACATTTTACGCCCCTTAGGCCAAAAATTAGCTTGTGATTTTGCTCAACACAGATTAAAGGTTGgatatttcatatttcttcaCTATGAAATGGGTTAATTTTGAGATGTTTTGCAGGAAGGACAGTAAATAATAGCGATCATCCgtcatccattcatccacaTCTGTCATCCAGCTACGTCTTCCCAGCAACCATTCATTTACTTCTTCCtagaaacaaatatttgaaaaactatccatccatccatccgtctttCTGTTCAGTGAAATCTGCAAATAACCCACCTGGAACCTTCCAATAATAATCCTGCTTTTATATGTCAAATTGCTgccatatttaatgtttaaccAGAATTTGGGTAcaagatttaaaattttgcctGAAAGCCCTCTTAAATGTTCAAGTTGAATATGGGCGCTGTTCATAAAAACCGTAGGAATAAATGGAAGAGGATTATGACAAAACAAATAGATCAGACTTTAATCTCAGGATAATGTCTTTAATTGCAGAAAACGGCCacgtacaaaaaaaattatttaaatccgAAAAGTCAGTTTTCCTCTTAAAGTGACACTTTTGAGAAAAAGTGGGAATTGTGATGCTTGTCTTGGTTTGCCCTATAACGGGTACATTAACAATATTTCCTGCTTGTTTGTGGGAAGCGTTCGACTCGGGTGTGACGTCATTCCTGCTTGGAGTTCCGCTATCAGAGGGAACTTGAACGCACCACCGgggtttctctttttttatgtatatatatgtttatttttacttctagtttaattttagaaaataaacttgatttgaaaggttttatgtgtacaaaaaaaaaattattaaaaaacctGGCGTAATAAACGGTGTAAATTCGCACTTCCGTTCTAGACCGgaagttaagaaaaaacaaacaaacggaCCATAGCGCTTCGTTTTGctaacaaaaacagtaaaataaaaatggttaatttaaataatagctgatttttaatttttttttaactaaatttaaGGGAAATGCCTCGCGGAAACGAGATTCCGGTCCGTGTCAGGTCGGAAATAGTTGCGCTGCACAACGCCGGGAAGGGctataaattaatttcaaagacTTTACAGATCCCTCATTCCACAGTTAGAAACATTGTGATCAAATGGAAACGGTTCAATACGGTAGCCACGCTGTCGCGGAAAAGAAAGTATGAAGAGAGGACAAACTGGGAAATCGTGGATGAGGTGAGCAGAAGGATTCACACAGAAAActggatatttttattcactCTGACTGCAAAACAAAGGGGAATAACAGAAACtcttattacattttctgctcCTTTATATAATATTGTGACTTCTTGTTATGATTTCTTGCCTTCTAGGTtagtgtttattgtttttcaagCAGCAGGCAGATATCTTTGCTCAAAATAATTTACACAGCACCAACCATAGTTGAAAATATGAGCAGAAACCTTTTAGAGATGAATTAGTGGTTGGATTATTTTGTGTTGAACCGTTGATTTAATCACACAATGAAAGACCCAGTGATTGAATTCTGGTGATTTTGACAGAAGCaaccacattttttattttaaaaatctccgTATTTCAAACTCTTAACAAGTTGAAGGCCCACAGGATCACAGATCCTCTGCTGTGCTTAACTAGAAAGGCATTTTCACATTCTCCCTTTTGTTTCAAACTAAACTcggaaaacaatttaaattctctttttaaaaaatatttaagtctgACTTCTTTCTGtcaaaatttagactttttgtgagactttttctctcagaaaaacagccaaaattttgaccagttttgtttttagaattttgagagaaaattttaattctttgatcagaattctgaccttttttacgcaaaattctgacattttttgtgaaagaatttattgttttcagtggccctaatttTCTTCCATAATTAGTGGATTATGTTAGCACaccaataaaatattaacaaaatattttgttaatattttggaTGATTTCCTCCATTAAAGAAATGTGTTCTGATTTAATTAAcaattttctcctgtttttttatgtgagatATTAAAGCTACAGTTAAATAAACCTTCCAGTAGAAAATGCATCAGAAATAACTTGTGATTCGGTCTTTTCGTCCCTCAGGCTGATCCTGCTGGACCTGCTAGTGAAAAAGATGGCGACCCTGATAAGGTAAAGTCAAAACATGCGCATGAAAAAATTTGGTTTGCTTGAGAGTTGAGAGTAATTCGTTCTGTTGCCATGTTGAAACGCAGCCGGATCTCCTCAGCAAGGTGCTGCTTGCAGCCGGAAACACCGACTCCAACTCCACTGAATCCAAACCTTCAAAGGAAGAGCTGGAGTCATCCGGACCAACTCTCCTCGGCGGAGATAAAGAAAtggtaaaatatgtttataagcaccttattaaagtttaaaaaggaaGATTAGTTactgtgttttccttttaaacccCAGAGAGACTTGAACAGCAGCTGTGAAGAGGGCGACAACACGGGACGGTCCGACTCCGACGAAGATCCGATGGTGtgaaaactaaatcaaaacGGATTTGTTACAGACATTCAACCCATTGCTTCTCGGTTCTTATAGGATGTCTTCTCTCTGACTTTTAGTCCAGTTTCCTGTTTGCCAGATCAACAGGGGAAGCAGAGGACCAGGAAAgggtaaaatacatttatgtaaataatcaCAAAACATTCAAAGCCGTTGTTTTCCcgcatttctttttgtgtttggaaCCACGAGCTTCAGTGTGTTGTTACTGGGACACAAACTGGTGCATCATTGTGACGTAACGGAAAAATGAGACGTGGTTTTTacgaaataaaaatctaaaaagtgtggcgtgcatttgtattcagcccctttttgctgcagcaggagTCCCACCTGTGTGTAGTTTAATCTCAGTGAAATGCAGCTGTGCTTTTGAGAGAACAAACGCATCAGAGAGGTTAGGGAGGAAGATGTGGAggagtttaaactttgaacatgTCACAGATCTCTGAGAGGACGAACCGACTGCAGATCAACCTGGACATGAGAGGAGCAACCAAGAGGCCTGAGGTAACTCTGGCGGTGGGAAGAAAGAACAGCTGCTCACATCAGTGGATGAGAAGATGAAAACCACTGCATAGGACTGACAGCTAACAGACAATGctcaacataaaacatgatgGCCGCCTCATTTATGGTTTGATGTTTCAGTTGGGACAGAAAAGCTGATCAGAACGAAGTAATTTATGGGAAATTGGGTTAAAAAATCCAGTTTGACTCGACAAAAGTAGCAGGAAAACGAAGCTAAACACAGCTAACAGCTACAATAGAAGGATTTAGATCTAAtcattcttatttaaaatggcctagtcaaaggccaGACATAAATCATCTGGTAAAAattgaaaactactttttacaaattgttttggaaagaagaaaaggcaaaaactTTAGTCCTTGTTTGTGCAAAGGTGACGACAAAAGGTGGTTTTACAAAATGGCGACTCgggtctgaatacaaatgcttggcaacttttagcttttgtttgatttgtaattaggcaatatttattatttctgatgaCTAATAAGATTTTgtaaaaatggcacattctgtgctttacatcataaaaacacaaaaacaaaagtaacaaaacaatGTGCAGTCACCAATTTAGATTTTGTTGATTTCCaacatcaaaatcatcaatacacatcaaatatgttgttcaatattaaatttattatgGTTAAGAATAAGGTAAACTTTTGGGTTTTTAGctctgatttaaaggaaatcagTGTTTCCGCAGTTTTGCAGtgttctggaagtttattctcATGTTAAATCACAACGTTCTGCTGTCTCTCAGGTTGATCATCCTGGACGAGCTTGTGACACAGACGATCCAGATGAGGTAACAATTAATTATCATTAATATAATgttagtaataataattacaaaatcaTCCAGATTCAATTCAGAATCCAGATTCTAACTCTTCTGACTCCAAATCTCTAAATTTGGATTTAATGTTGAGTTTCTggctgttttacattttaaaaagtttattttttaattttgtgaaagaaaatatggaaaaaaaatccaacattttgtttgtttttaagaccCAGAAGGATGAAAGCACTGTTGAAGAAGACGGCGACACAGAACCGTCGGATACAGACGAAGAAGATCCGCTGGTATGAAGTGTATATTTATGACAGATTTACAGAGATGACCGCATTGAGATCATCGCGACGTTTCTTCTTTCTGACATTTAGGCCAGTTATCTTTTTGGAAGAGCGAGAGAAGGGACAGAAGAACATCCACAACATGAAAAGGTACGGACATGGGGGAAAGAAAGTCAAACACGAAATATTACCAGTTATTTCTGGCCtaattttttgtgtaaatatcttagtactttcaaaataagacaaaactgactaacatgtaacttctcagcaagataCTGGAgctaagtaaataattccttaaaattaatgaaaaagtttcaaatgttttgtgataagtttaataatctgccaatggagctATTATTTCTTTATCgatataaaggaattattgacataaaacaagtttctacATCTTGCTAAAtattacttataagttagttttgcataatttcaagtgtacttagatattggcattagaaactagaccaaaaatacttcagtaaggttttgtgtttttacagtgcaccgTGATCCAGGGAATAAAAAtgatcttcaaaacaaaaacacgccACAGATTCTACGTGAGGTTGTTGTTGAGTGACGTTTAGCAACAATTAggtgttttctgtctgattttatCTGTATCCCGATAGTCAGACTGAGGTCTGAGGAAGGAATCACAGATAGGGAGGAGGAGTCTCGTcatttttcatcagtttgaTTCACTTTTTGCccaagaataaaaaaaccaaGTGGGATTTTATATTTGAGGGAATGAAAGATGAGGTCCCTGCTAGGACACGTAGCTTATGCAGGGAGAGAACAGACAGACATGCAACTGCTAGTTCAATCAGGTAAGaaaattctttattttactgatacTATCTGAAAGcgttgtttcttttctttgtgtctgagcTAAATGAAGGAAAGTATTTAACTCTTTTAAGCTACATTATTATATGGCAGTTAAATACTTTTAAGTCTAAAATTGACTGATTATGTGGAGAAATGTGAGACCTACACAATCATAAAATAGTTTGGTGACTCAGAGAAAGAGAAATTGTAGTGACATCTGCCTGAATGCTGACCGAACCGGAGTGTTTCGTGTTACACTTTTGGTGACAAATGGTCATTCGTCGCTGTGGTGAATTACAACCTCTTGGTTTGGGTTTCCAAATGTCAGACATGGAAACACATGTACCCGATATAAACTAAAAGGCCCAACAAAGATGTtgaggaaacatttaaaaagttgttaaagTATCTCCTTACTTGTCTTCAAGATGCAAATAACCTGTCAAACAGTGGATTGTTTCCCAGATTGACAAAAATTGTCTTTAATGTAGAAACTGTTGCTCTTTTGACataagatttaaataattataggACCTTGTCAGTGTTTTATTAGGTCTTTGTATAATGATTTCTTGTTCCAATTAGAACTGCTGCCTTTTTATGtccattttttctattttacagcGTAAAAATTCAGCTTCATGTGACGACACGCCAGAAGACGATCCCATGGTTTGTTTCTCCTACATGCATTTTCATTTGACATCGTCCCGTTTACCTTCTAATTTCCTCTCCTTAACATTTCAGGAGCAGATTTTTGACYCAAACTTTGACGATGAGAAGAAGATTTACGCCGGTTCTTCAGTCAGTGTGAGagcgctcctcctcctcctcctggccTTCATCCTGAAGCACGACTTGTCAAAAGCAGCCACCAAAGACCTCCTGGCCCTCCTCAACCTCATGGTGCCTGGATGCATTCCCAGCTCTCTGCAGTtcataaagaaacatttgaCTGACATTGACAAGAAGACGGAGATCCACTTGTACTG
It encodes the following:
- the nucb1 gene encoding nucleobindin-1 isoform X2, producing the protein MNLKPAWLLLLFISAAVWSVPIDRNEAEQDQKQEAQEENMDTGLYYDRYLREVIEVLETDPHFREKLQTANTEDIKNGRLSKELDLVGHHVRTRLDELKRQEVSRLRMLLKAKLDSANTQSLQMDHASLLKQFEHLDPHNQNTFEAKDLELLISTATKDLENYDAERHEEFKRYEMLKEHERREYLKGLDQEKREKEEKRLQELKEKHQQHPKVNAPGSVAQLREVWEETDGLDPKEFNPKTFFKLHDANEDGVLDEQELEALFTKELEKVYDPKNEEDDMMEMEEERLRMREHVMKNVDLNKDRLVSLEEFLKSTEKKEFSNPKDWETLDAKPLYTEEELQRFEAELRDKEQELKRKAETLRQEQELLRERGKALEAQKREYQQAVLEMSQRQKQQQETGNEQQPPAGPNGQLQFEPQTHKPEEIKAPAEAQNHLPAEPPQNLPIHT
- the nucb1 gene encoding nucleobindin-1 isoform X1, with product MRRMNLKPAWLLLLFISAAVWSVPIDRNEAEQDQKQEAQEENMDTGLYYDRYLREVIEVLETDPHFREKLQTANTEDIKNGRLSKELDLVGHHVRTRLDELKRQEVSRLRMLLKAKLDSANTQSLQMDHASLLKQFEHLDPHNQNTFEAKDLELLISTATKDLENYDAERHEEFKRYEMLKEHERREYLKGLDQEKREKEEKRLQELKEKHQQHPKVNAPGSVAQLREVWEETDGLDPKEFNPKTFFKLHDANEDGVLDEQELEALFTKELEKVYDPKNEEDDMMEMEEERLRMREHVMKNVDLNKDRLVSLEEFLKSTEKKEFSNPKDWETLDAKPLYTEEELQRFEAELRDKEQELKRKAETLRQEQELLRERGKALEAQKREYQQAVLEMSQRQKQQQETGNEQQPPAGPNGQLQFEPQTHKPEEIKAPAEAQNHLPAEPPQNLPIHT